The genomic region CAAAACAGGCAATGCCACCAATGCATCATCTACACCAATTTGATATTTGAATGGTGAACGATAGGTTTCATTTTCTACAGTGCTGTCTCCAACAATCAGGCCAGCACTATTAATGGCTGTTGCCGCCCCTTGAAGGCCACCCAACGTCCCAATGTCGACCAACTGTTGGTTATCCACATCGTAATAAACGGCATGCGTTCCGTTGTCACTATCATTTGACGACCAGCCTACCGCAATATTGTTGTCTGATATGGCCCGGAACGTACTCGAGCCTGTCCCATCCGCCCGCAACGTCCCAACCACAGTGTAGAGGTCGTTCCCATTTCGGCGATCCAGAACCGCCGCACGACTTAGGCTTACGGCTTGACCATTGATTTCAGTGCTTTCACGCACATAGCCTGCATACAAATCATTGTGATTCAGGCCAAGCAAAAACGCGTCATTGTGACCCGCCGGTGGGGCCACCTCCGTCAACACGCCATTTTGGTAAATGATGGGCACATTGACCAATGTGCTCACACCATCAATGTCAATCACTTTGCTGCCGTAACCCACAGCCATACCCGCATTGTTAATTTCGAGTAGTCGCGTTGACAGAGATGAGTTATCGACATCCAAAGTACCAATGTCCATCAGGCTGCCATTAAAGAACCACCCTCGTGTCACATTGTTGGTCGTGATGTAATACCCAACTGCCTCGCCCTGGTTATTAATATCAAAACCATACGAAGGCGCGCCCAGTTCGCCCAAATCCACAAGATCATAAGGCGCCCCGAACGCAGAGACGGCAAGACAACTTGATAGCACAACGTTCAAAAATCTGGTCATTTTCATATTCATCCAATGTGGCACGTTTTATTCTTTCGCTAAAACAGCGTCAATTTGGTTCTCGGGTGCGGCCGCTGCAAACGCTTCGAGGGTCTGCAAATAGCCATCCACCCGGACAATATTGGGAAACGCAGACATATCGACATTGAAACGTCTAGCGTTGTAGACCTGAGGCACCAGGCAGACATCTGCAAAGCTCGGCACATCGCCCCAGCAACATTGACCACTGGTCTTTGCTAAAAGTTTCTCAAGGGCTGTAAAACCTTCACAAATCCAGTGATGATACCACTTGCTCACCTCATCCGGCACAACCTTGAGCGATTCTTTTAGGTATTGCAGAACCCGCAGATTATTGAGTGGATGCACATCACAGGCGACCAATAGCCCCATCGCGCGCACCTTGGCAGCTTCAACCGGGTCGCTTGGGAGTAAGGAAGGCTCCGGATACGCAGCTTCCAAATATTCGATAATCGCCACCGATTGCGTGAGTACCGTACCGTCTGCTAACCGCAAACTCGGCACCAATCCCTGCGGATTGACGGCACGGTAATCCGGCTGATGCTGTTGCCCACCGTCTTTCACCAGATGGATTGGTATGGTTTGGTAAGGCACATTCTTGAGATTCAACGCAATACGGACACGATAGGCGGCCGAAGACCGCCAGTAACTATATAAAGTCAGCTCTGACATGGTTTTCCTTTAGCGCTGATAGGGTTCGACCACCTGATCAATGGCGCCGAAAATCGTGTGCCCCTCTTGGTCGAACATCTCAATCCGCACACGGTCGCCATAACGCATAAACGGTGTTTTGGGTTCACCATATTCAAGGATTTCCAACATCCTCACTTCTGCCAAGCAACTTGACCCTGTCGACCGATCTCGGTTTGAAATTGTCCCCGAACCAATAATTGCGCCAGCACCAAGCGGACGGGTCTTCGCCGCATGCGCAATCAATGTCGGGAAATCAAATGTCATATCGACCCCACAATTAGGCCGTCCGAGCAGTTTGTCATTCAAATGTGTCACCAGCGGTAAGTGCAATTTTTTGCCGTCCCACGCCTCACCCAGCTCATCCGGGGTCACGGCAACCGGACCAAAGGCAGAGGATGGTTTACTCTGGAAAAAGCCAAATCCTTTTGCCAACTCACCAGGAATCAAGTTTCGTAATGAGACATCGTTGACAATCATAAACAAGCGAATGTACTGTCCAGCTTCTTCAGGCGTGGCGCCCATGGGCACATCGCCCACTACAACAGCCACCTCGGCTTCCATATCAATACCCCAGTCCTCAGACGCCATCTTGATGGGATCGTAAGGCCCTAGGAAGGCATCACTGCCGCCTTGATACATCAACGGGTCTGTCCAGAAACTCTCTGGCATCTTAGCACCGCGTGCCTTTCTTACCAGCTCGACATGATTGACATAGGCGCTGCCATCTGCCCATTGATAGGCACGAGGCAAGGGCGACTCGCACTGTTCTTGTTTGAAGGGGAATGCATCTTCCCTTTCTCCTGCATTCAATGCCTGATAGACCGCTTCCGCCTTCGGCGCGAGTGTTTTCCAGTTATCCAGCAACTTCTGCAGCGTTGGCGCCACCTCCACTGCCTTCACGGCTGTTTGCAAGTCCCGCGACACAATCAATAGCTGACCATCACGTGTTCCATCTCTTAATGTTGCGAATTTCATTTTATCTACCTCATAGAATTCAAAGCCCAGCCGTTATTGTCCACAGACAGGCTGGGCTCGCAAGCCAATTTCTAAGTTCTAATCACTAAATTTATCAGGCAGATGCCGCTTTCTTGCCCGTTCCCTCTGGTTTAGGTGGGAATTTCGGTGGGAACAGTCCCAGCGCTTTCGCTTTTTGCACATAACTCATGATGTCCATTTGTGCGATCTCGAAAAGCTGCTGCATGTCCTCAATCACAAAATATATCGGTTGCATAATATCAATGCGATAAGGCGTCCTTAGCACATTCATCAAATCAAATGGTTGTCGCTCAGGCTTATCTGAGTCAAGTGCATAAATCGTCTCGCCCGGAGACGACAATATGCCGCCGCCATAGATGCGTAGCCCTTCCGGACGTTGGATCAAACCGAACTCAACGGTGAACCAATACATTCTCGCCAGAAAAACACGATCTTCCTTTGAGGCTTCAAGGCCAAGTCTTCCGTATGTATGGGTGAATTCAGCAAAGTACGGATTGGTCAAAAGTGGTGTATGACCAAAAATTTCATGAAAAATGTCAGGTTCTTGCAGATAGTCAAACTCTTCTCGGGAGCGAATAAAAGTCGCGCATGGGAATTTTTTATTGGCCAACAATTCAAAGAATTTTCCGAATGAAATCAAGGCTGGCACCCACGCCACTTCCCAGCCCGTTGCCTTACGCAGCACACTGGAGACTTCTTCGAGCTGTGGTACACGGTCGTTTGGCAGGTTCAACTGCTCTAGACCATCTAAGTAATCCTGACAGGCTCGGTCTTTGATGACGCTTCGTTGCCTTGTGATCAGATCATGCCAAATTTGGTTTTCTTCTTCGGTCCATGCGATACGACCTTTATCGTCCATCGGTTTTGCCACATACTTGGTTGGCATGGCCCCTCCCCATCACATTCGGTTTGTTTGATTATCGCGACAATATAGCGCCAAAACAAGTGCAACTGGACTGACCAGCAGCGTTATTGCCCTGACTTTTCTTCCAAGGCTTCCCACTCCGAAAGCAACGCCTCTAGCTTTTCTTCGAGTTGCGTCAGTTCAGCCAGTTTGCCACGTGTGATATCGGCAGGCTGAGCAAAAAAATCCGGTTCATTGATTTCTTCTTGTAGCTGATGAAGCGCTTGTTCTGTGGCTTCTATCAATTCTGGCAAGCTCTCCAAACGACGTTTTTCATGGTAACTCAAACGATTTCGTGGTGATTTTCTTGGGGGCCGTTGTTTTTTCACTTGCGATGCGTTGGCCCTACTTTGGGCTGCAAGGTCTTCCGACTCGACAGTTGTTTGATATCGGCGCAAATCCTGATATCCACCAACCACTTCTGTGACTTTACCATAGCCTTCAAACCACAAGCAGGCGGTCGCCGTATTGTCAATGAATGTGCGGTCATGACTCACCAAAAGCACGGCACCAGGATAATCTACCAGAAGGGTCTCAAGAATTTCGAGACTTTCGACATCTAGGTCATTGGTCGGTTCATCGAGCACCAATAGATTGGCCGGTTGTGCCAAAAGCTTGGCAAGCAATAATCTGTTCTTTTCACCACCCGACAAACGTTCAATCGATCCCCTTGCCTGTTCAGGCGTGAATAAAAAGTCCTGAAGATAACTGATAATATGTCGGCGCTTATCACCAATTGTTATTTCCGTGCGCCCTTGCGCCACATTGTCCGCCACCGTCAATTGTGGATCGAGCGCTTGCCGAGTTTGATCAAAATACGCCACCGCAAGATTGTCTGCACGACGAATCACACCTTCATGCGGTTGCAATTCCCCCAAGAGCACTCGTAGCATTGATGTCTTACCGATGCCATTTGGCCCCACCAGGGCGATTTTGTCGCCGCGCATCAAAGACAAATCAAAATGCCGAAACAACCAGTGGTCGCCAACTTTAAGCCCAAGATTTCGCGCTTCTATGACTCGTCGACTACCAGGCGCGAAATCCGCCACAACGTTTTTCATTTGGCCTTGCCGCTGTAATCGCTTCGCTCGCGCTTCCCGCAGCGCTTTGAGCGCCCGTACCCTTCCCTGATTGCGTGTTCTGCGCGCCTTAATTCCTTGCCTAAGCCACTGCTCTTCTTCGGCCAACTTCTTGTCAAACAGAGCCTCTGCGCGCGCTTCGGCTTCTTGGGCGGCTTGCCAACGCGCCTCAAACTCAGAAAAATTCCCCGGAAAAAAGTAGAACTTGGCTCTATCGAGTAAGACAATTTGCGATGCTACCCGATCCATGAAGGCCCGGTCATGGGTGACAAGGACAAAAGCCCCCTGCCAATCCGCTAAAAGACGTTCAAGCCATTCAATGCCCCCAATATCAAGATGATTCGTCGGCTCGTCGAGCAACAAGACATCCGGCTGCTGGACAATGGCACGCGCAATCATTGCGCGTCGCTTCCATCCGCCAGAGAGTTCATCCAGCCGTCGATTCGGGTCAAGTCCCGCTTCTGAAAGGGCGCGCTGAATCTTTGTTTCTAACGTCCACAGTGAGCGCGCTTCCATTTGGTCATGCCAATGGTCCAGCCTTTCATCCCCCTGCAAAATGGCGCGCCGATAGGACGCCACGATATCGCCATCATCCCGTAAACCAGACGCTACATAAGAAAAAACGGTATCCGTGAGTCCTTCAGGCAGGCCCTGGGGGACATAGGCTATCTGCAACCCTTGTTTTTTCAGGATCTCACCAGAATCTGGCTCCTGAATCCCAGCCAGCAATTTCAAGAAAGTGGATTTTCCAGCCCC from Gammaproteobacteria bacterium harbors:
- a CDS encoding DUF3466 family protein, translated to MNMKMTRFLNVVLSSCLAVSAFGAPYDLVDLGELGAPSYGFDINNQGEAVGYYITTNNVTRGWFFNGSLMDIGTLDVDNSSLSTRLLEINNAGMAVGYGSKVIDIDGVSTLVNVPIIYQNGVLTEVAPPAGHNDAFLLGLNHNDLYAGYVRESTEINGQAVSLSRAAVLDRRNGNDLYTVVGTLRADGTGSSTFRAISDNNIAVGWSSNDSDNGTHAVYYDVDNQQLVDIGTLGGLQGAATAINSAGLIVGDSTVENETYRSPFKYQIGVDDALVALPVLNEAIPNGRAFGVNENGEIVGWTTFERVEGSERGHAVLWKNGEVIDLNNQIDCQLGWTLLEARGINDQGQIVGTGLKDGQLRAFLLTPNPNGGAGEVCQAPGESPRHYTIDGGSVTWFMLVVLGLVFRRRTQ
- the maiA gene encoding maleylacetoacetate isomerase; amino-acid sequence: MTLYSYWRSSAAYRVRIALNLKNVPYQTIPIHLVKDGGQQHQPDYRAVNPQGLVPSLRLADGTVLTQSVAIIEYLEAAYPEPSLLPSDPVEAAKVRAMGLLVACDVHPLNNLRVLQYLKESLKVVPDEVSKWYHHWICEGFTALEKLLAKTSGQCCWGDVPSFADVCLVPQVYNARRFNVDMSAFPNIVRVDGYLQTLEAFAAAAPENQIDAVLAKE
- a CDS encoding FAA hydrolase family protein, giving the protein MKFATLRDGTRDGQLLIVSRDLQTAVKAVEVAPTLQKLLDNWKTLAPKAEAVYQALNAGEREDAFPFKQEQCESPLPRAYQWADGSAYVNHVELVRKARGAKMPESFWTDPLMYQGGSDAFLGPYDPIKMASEDWGIDMEAEVAVVVGDVPMGATPEEAGQYIRLFMIVNDVSLRNLIPGELAKGFGFFQSKPSSAFGPVAVTPDELGEAWDGKKLHLPLVTHLNDKLLGRPNCGVDMTFDFPTLIAHAAKTRPLGAGAIIGSGTISNRDRSTGSSCLAEVRMLEILEYGEPKTPFMRYGDRVRIEMFDQEGHTIFGAIDQVVEPYQR
- a CDS encoding phenylalanine 4-monooxygenase, with the translated sequence MPTKYVAKPMDDKGRIAWTEEENQIWHDLITRQRSVIKDRACQDYLDGLEQLNLPNDRVPQLEEVSSVLRKATGWEVAWVPALISFGKFFELLANKKFPCATFIRSREEFDYLQEPDIFHEIFGHTPLLTNPYFAEFTHTYGRLGLEASKEDRVFLARMYWFTVEFGLIQRPEGLRIYGGGILSSPGETIYALDSDKPERQPFDLMNVLRTPYRIDIMQPIYFVIEDMQQLFEIAQMDIMSYVQKAKALGLFPPKFPPKPEGTGKKAASA
- a CDS encoding ATP-binding cassette domain-containing protein, with amino-acid sequence MLIDIRDVSLEIGPRVLLHEVNGTLHAGDKWALLGRNGAGKSTFLKLLAGIQEPDSGEILKKQGLQIAYVPQGLPEGLTDTVFSYVASGLRDDGDIVASYRRAILQGDERLDHWHDQMEARSLWTLETKIQRALSEAGLDPNRRLDELSGGWKRRAMIARAIVQQPDVLLLDEPTNHLDIGGIEWLERLLADWQGAFVLVTHDRAFMDRVASQIVLLDRAKFYFFPGNFSEFEARWQAAQEAEARAEALFDKKLAEEEQWLRQGIKARRTRNQGRVRALKALREARAKRLQRQGQMKNVVADFAPGSRRVIEARNLGLKVGDHWLFRHFDLSLMRGDKIALVGPNGIGKTSMLRVLLGELQPHEGVIRRADNLAVAYFDQTRQALDPQLTVADNVAQGRTEITIGDKRRHIISYLQDFLFTPEQARGSIERLSGGEKNRLLLAKLLAQPANLLVLDEPTNDLDVESLEILETLLVDYPGAVLLVSHDRTFIDNTATACLWFEGYGKVTEVVGGYQDLRRYQTTVESEDLAAQSRANASQVKKQRPPRKSPRNRLSYHEKRRLESLPELIEATEQALHQLQEEINEPDFFAQPADITRGKLAELTQLEEKLEALLSEWEALEEKSGQ